Proteins co-encoded in one Sediminispirochaeta bajacaliforniensis DSM 16054 genomic window:
- a CDS encoding flagellar biosynthesis anti-sigma factor FlgM: MNIERLGPVDPVNKLGKTNKTSKPIKPGEKDSISISNDAKTMAEVYKAVETVKASPDIRADRVEEVRRKLEDPSYINDKLLGDVADSIMDMFGIS; the protein is encoded by the coding sequence ATGAATATTGAGAGATTAGGACCGGTTGATCCGGTAAACAAGCTTGGGAAGACCAACAAAACCTCTAAACCGATAAAGCCCGGGGAAAAGGACTCAATTTCCATATCCAATGATGCAAAAACCATGGCTGAGGTGTATAAGGCCGTTGAAACGGTTAAGGCGTCTCCCGATATCAGGGCCGATCGTGTCGAAGAGGTCCGCCGAAAATTGGAGGATCCTTCCTACATAAATGATAAGCTCCTTGGTGATGTCGCCGATTCAATCATGGATATGTTC
- the rsmI gene encoding 16S rRNA (cytidine(1402)-2'-O)-methyltransferase, with protein MGTLYIVATPIGNLADITFRALKTLKEADVIACEDTRQTLKLLNHYEIQKPLVSCRSHNESIAADRIIELLQEDKSVAYVSDAGTPGLSDPGGALVHAVREAGFEAVPIPGVSAFAALMSVGSFPGRSVLFDGFLSPKAGKRKKRLEELLERGGNFVLYESPHRIIKLLTDIADVDPERLVLIGREMTKFHEEYLQGSAQELLNDFSGRESIKGEFSVLVSGKKKR; from the coding sequence ATGGGAACACTCTATATTGTTGCAACTCCTATTGGCAATCTCGCCGATATCACCTTTCGAGCACTAAAAACGCTGAAGGAAGCCGATGTTATAGCCTGTGAAGATACTCGGCAAACCCTTAAGCTTCTTAACCACTATGAGATACAAAAGCCTCTGGTGAGCTGTAGGTCGCACAATGAAAGCATTGCCGCAGATCGTATCATTGAGCTTCTCCAGGAAGATAAATCCGTTGCCTATGTCAGTGATGCCGGAACCCCCGGCCTGAGTGATCCCGGAGGGGCCTTGGTACATGCGGTTCGTGAAGCCGGTTTCGAAGCGGTTCCGATACCCGGAGTATCTGCTTTTGCCGCATTAATGAGCGTAGGATCATTTCCCGGTCGGAGTGTCCTTTTTGACGGTTTTTTAAGTCCAAAGGCCGGGAAGCGGAAAAAGCGGCTTGAAGAGTTGTTGGAACGGGGGGGAAATTTCGTTTTATACGAATCTCCTCATCGGATTATCAAGCTTTTGACCGATATTGCCGATGTTGATCCTGAGCGATTGGTTCTTATTGGGAGAGAAATGACCAAATTCCATGAAGAGTACCTGCAGGGCAGCGCTCAGGAGCTTCTTAATGATTTTTCCGGTAGGGAATCTATTAAAGGAGAGTTTTCCGTCCTTGTATCCGGAAAGAAAAAACGTTAA
- a CDS encoding SanA/YdcF family protein produces the protein MKRKSLIVIGIAIICLFFLLLILMLFIDRSMSVVARERLYDSISEVPTVKTALVLGTSRYRPGGKVNLYFRYRIEAAKALFDAGKVRYLLVSGDNARKSYNEPVEMRQALVEMGVPIDRIVLDYAGFRTLDSVVRCQEVFGQDHFIIVSQRFHNERALYIARHFGIVAVAFNAKDVGGYSGRRIRGREYFARVKAMLDLHFFHTGPRFLGETVEIPE, from the coding sequence ATGAAACGAAAGAGTCTTATCGTGATTGGCATAGCTATTATATGTTTATTTTTTCTATTATTGATTTTGATGCTCTTTATCGATCGCTCCATGAGTGTCGTGGCCCGAGAGCGTCTTTATGATAGCATATCGGAGGTCCCTACCGTAAAAACGGCTCTGGTCCTGGGAACCAGCCGTTATCGTCCGGGCGGAAAGGTCAATCTCTACTTTCGTTATCGCATCGAGGCTGCAAAGGCCTTGTTTGATGCGGGAAAGGTCCGTTATCTCCTGGTAAGTGGAGATAATGCTCGAAAGTCCTACAATGAACCGGTAGAGATGCGCCAGGCTTTGGTTGAAATGGGGGTCCCGATTGATCGGATAGTTCTCGACTATGCCGGATTTCGGACCCTGGATTCGGTTGTTCGCTGCCAGGAGGTTTTTGGGCAGGATCATTTTATTATTGTAAGTCAGCGCTTTCACAACGAGCGGGCCTTGTACATTGCTCGCCATTTTGGGATCGTCGCCGTGGCTTTTAACGCAAAAGATGTCGGAGGCTATTCGGGCCGGCGGATACGGGGAAGGGAGTACTTTGCCAGGGTGAAGGCTATGTTGGATTTACACTTCTTCCATACCGGTCCAAGATTTCTCGGTGAGACCGTGGAGATTCCTGAATAG
- the aspS gene encoding aspartate--tRNA ligase, protein MENMKRTATCGELNSSRVGETVTLNGWVHRNRDHGGILFINLRDRYGITQVVIDEDASAPLKEKAKELKFEYCIAVVGIVRRRPDEMVNKDMNTGEIEVAASQIEILTKCDVLPFMIDEKSDAKEDLRLKYRYLDLRSFSMQRKIRLRTDVTFAAREFLIGKGFMEIETPTMIKSTPEGARDFLVPSRIHAGKFYALPQSPQLYKQILMVSGFDRYFQIAHCFRDEDARGDRQPEHTQIDMEMSFVSKDDVFEVVEGMMSYIFDKTLGVKLETPFQRLPYDDALNRFGSDKPDLRFGLEMKTVDELASKSGFNAFKSVVAEGGCVKALVASGCSGYSRKQISELEDAAKVYGAKGLAWMKVGESGIEGGVSKFFDGIAEELLTSLGAQHGDLILMVGDKWNVACTSLGAVRSKLGKDLGLIEAGTFRFCWIVDFPLFEYNEEEQRWEAAHHMFTMPQEQYLDTLEENPGAVKGDLYDLVCNGFELASGSIRIHDPEIQKRIFNIVGFSSEEAENRFGFLLNAFRYGPPPHGGIAPGLDRLVMIMAGENSIKEVIAFPKNNQAYSPMDDSPSLVDEDQLKMLHIKLDMPEKEEES, encoded by the coding sequence ATGGAAAATATGAAACGAACCGCTACGTGCGGAGAACTGAACAGTTCAAGGGTCGGAGAAACCGTTACCCTTAATGGATGGGTCCATAGAAATCGGGACCACGGCGGCATCCTTTTTATCAATCTCCGGGACCGCTACGGCATCACGCAGGTCGTAATCGACGAAGATGCCTCCGCTCCATTAAAAGAGAAAGCCAAAGAGCTCAAATTTGAATACTGCATCGCTGTCGTCGGTATCGTCCGTCGCCGCCCCGACGAAATGGTCAATAAGGATATGAACACAGGAGAGATCGAGGTGGCGGCCTCGCAGATTGAAATACTCACGAAATGCGATGTCCTCCCCTTCATGATCGACGAGAAAAGCGACGCAAAGGAAGACCTTCGGTTGAAATACCGCTATCTCGACCTGCGATCCTTCTCTATGCAGCGTAAGATACGACTGAGAACCGATGTAACCTTCGCAGCACGAGAGTTTCTCATCGGTAAGGGGTTTATGGAGATCGAAACTCCAACCATGATCAAATCAACCCCCGAAGGAGCACGGGATTTTCTTGTACCAAGCCGCATACACGCCGGAAAATTTTACGCTCTTCCTCAAAGCCCTCAGCTCTACAAACAGATCTTGATGGTTTCCGGCTTCGATCGCTATTTTCAAATCGCCCATTGCTTTAGGGACGAAGATGCCCGAGGCGACCGACAGCCGGAACACACCCAGATCGATATGGAAATGAGTTTCGTCAGCAAAGACGATGTATTTGAAGTCGTCGAGGGGATGATGAGCTACATCTTCGACAAAACCCTTGGGGTAAAACTCGAAACACCTTTCCAGCGCTTGCCCTATGACGATGCCCTTAACCGTTTCGGAAGCGATAAACCGGACCTGCGTTTCGGTTTGGAAATGAAAACCGTCGACGAGCTTGCCTCAAAAAGCGGTTTTAACGCCTTCAAGTCAGTCGTTGCCGAAGGGGGATGCGTCAAGGCCCTGGTGGCAAGCGGTTGCTCAGGCTACTCCAGAAAGCAGATCTCCGAACTTGAGGATGCGGCAAAGGTCTACGGAGCAAAGGGCCTTGCCTGGATGAAAGTCGGAGAATCGGGCATCGAAGGTGGCGTTTCAAAATTCTTCGACGGAATTGCCGAAGAGCTGCTTACAAGCCTTGGAGCACAGCACGGAGACCTGATCCTGATGGTCGGGGACAAATGGAACGTCGCCTGTACCAGTCTTGGCGCGGTTCGCAGCAAACTCGGCAAAGACCTCGGGCTGATCGAAGCAGGGACCTTCCGATTCTGCTGGATCGTAGACTTCCCTCTCTTTGAGTACAATGAAGAAGAACAGCGTTGGGAAGCTGCGCATCACATGTTTACCATGCCCCAGGAGCAGTACCTCGACACCCTGGAGGAAAACCCCGGTGCGGTAAAGGGAGACCTCTACGATCTTGTCTGTAACGGCTTTGAGCTGGCTTCCGGTTCCATCAGGATCCACGATCCTGAAATTCAGAAGCGCATCTTCAACATTGTCGGATTTTCCAGCGAAGAAGCGGAAAACCGTTTCGGATTTCTCCTCAACGCCTTCCGCTACGGGCCGCCTCCCCACGGCGGAATAGCTCCGGGCCTCGATCGGCTGGTCATGATCATGGCAGGAGAGAACTCGATCAAAGAGGTGATTGCCTTCCCGAAGAACAACCAGGCCTACAGCCCCATGGACGATTCTCCCAGTCTCGTCGATGAAGACCAGCTCAAGATGCTTCACATTAAACTGGATATGCCGGAGAAAGAGGAAGAATCCTAA
- a CDS encoding DeoR/GlpR family DNA-binding transcription regulator, with protein MSESSIVANRHLKLLDILNRKGFVRVDQLSMHLNVSQGTIRRDLEYLSQKGLLERRHGGARIASSPLNSLPERDFMEKGLINTEEKKAIARKALELVHDNDIIFLNSGSTTLHFLEALRDARVRVFTNNAWAVSCKKGPELELMILGGEYREQSRSFIGIMTLEAIKNINSNITFLGTNGISLEKGLTTAVHQECSINQAMIENTNGKVVVLADHSKIGRVSNFVSTALNEIDILITDKSAPSETLEKFTNIGVNVIIA; from the coding sequence ATGTCTGAAAGTTCCATCGTGGCAAACCGACATCTGAAATTGCTGGATATTCTTAATCGAAAGGGGTTTGTGCGTGTCGATCAATTGAGTATGCACCTTAATGTTTCGCAGGGAACAATACGGCGTGACTTGGAGTATCTTTCACAAAAAGGCCTTCTTGAACGGAGGCATGGAGGGGCTCGCATAGCCTCTTCTCCATTAAACTCTCTTCCCGAAAGAGATTTCATGGAAAAAGGCCTGATCAATACCGAAGAAAAGAAGGCCATAGCCAGAAAAGCCCTCGAGCTTGTGCATGACAATGATATCATTTTCCTGAACAGTGGTTCGACGACACTTCATTTTTTAGAGGCTCTCCGAGATGCCCGAGTGAGGGTGTTTACGAATAATGCTTGGGCGGTATCTTGCAAGAAAGGCCCGGAGCTTGAACTGATGATTTTGGGGGGAGAATACAGGGAACAATCGAGATCGTTTATTGGTATCATGACCCTGGAAGCGATAAAGAATATCAACAGCAATATCACTTTTCTCGGAACAAACGGAATCAGTCTCGAAAAAGGTCTGACTACAGCTGTTCATCAGGAATGTAGTATCAACCAGGCAATGATCGAGAATACGAATGGCAAGGTAGTTGTTTTGGCCGATCACTCTAAAATTGGACGCGTTTCAAATTTTGTTTCAACTGCACTGAACGAAATTGATATTCTTATCACCGATAAATCCGCGCCCTCTGAAACGCTCGAGAAGTTTACGAATATAGGTGTAAACGTGATCATTGCCTGA
- a CDS encoding uroporphyrinogen decarboxylase family protein translates to MNSTERIFLALDHKEADRVPVDFGGHLISGIHIDAYRKLLEYLGMSLDQLRIERYRQRTAVIDEAVHQLFHTDFRPLVPPFSQLVWSDDGSRETYRDEWGVGWERQKDDGDYFECRTPLFSEMPDEEMLREVHWPDYSKPSRLAGLTHRARTICKEEKVPILDLPLGLELFDAGFNLCGSANFYMMLALDPKAAEYIMDRQLEQQLAWWTQAFQTIPDLSLIRIGDDLGAQDSMLISPEMYRDLVLPRHKKLFAGIKTASRGRAKIIMHSDGAILPVIPDLIEAGIDCLNPVQYTVPGIDPVLLKKEFGKDITFWGGGIDTQSILPNASPSQVKEEVRRQIDILAPGGGFIFSQVHIIQKDVPPENIVAMFEAAREFGVY, encoded by the coding sequence ATGAACTCAACTGAACGGATTTTTCTGGCGCTTGATCATAAAGAAGCCGATCGTGTACCTGTCGATTTTGGCGGTCATCTTATCTCCGGTATTCATATCGATGCCTATCGCAAGCTTCTTGAATACCTCGGCATGAGTTTGGACCAGCTTCGGATTGAGCGATATCGCCAGAGGACCGCCGTTATCGATGAAGCTGTCCATCAACTTTTCCATACCGATTTTCGTCCCCTAGTTCCCCCGTTTTCCCAACTTGTATGGTCGGACGATGGCTCCAGGGAAACGTATCGTGACGAATGGGGGGTGGGTTGGGAGCGGCAAAAAGATGATGGTGATTATTTTGAATGCCGGACACCGCTTTTTTCCGAGATGCCGGACGAGGAGATGCTTCGAGAGGTTCACTGGCCGGATTATTCAAAGCCTTCCAGGCTTGCCGGACTTACTCACCGTGCCCGGACGATCTGTAAAGAAGAGAAGGTACCGATTCTCGACCTTCCACTTGGCCTTGAGCTTTTTGACGCAGGTTTCAATCTATGTGGTTCGGCAAATTTTTATATGATGCTTGCCCTGGATCCAAAGGCGGCGGAGTACATAATGGATCGGCAGCTCGAGCAGCAACTCGCCTGGTGGACTCAGGCATTTCAGACCATTCCCGATTTGTCGTTGATTCGCATAGGTGATGATCTTGGTGCCCAGGATTCGATGCTGATCTCACCCGAAATGTATCGGGATCTTGTTCTGCCCCGGCACAAAAAACTGTTTGCCGGAATTAAAACGGCTTCTCGGGGTCGGGCTAAAATCATTATGCATTCAGATGGTGCAATCCTGCCGGTTATTCCCGATTTGATCGAGGCGGGAATCGACTGCCTCAATCCTGTTCAATACACAGTGCCCGGTATTGATCCTGTTTTGTTAAAGAAAGAATTTGGCAAAGATATCACCTTTTGGGGGGGAGGGATTGATACACAGTCGATTCTCCCCAATGCCTCGCCTTCCCAGGTAAAAGAGGAGGTAAGACGTCAAATCGATATCCTTGCACCCGGTGGCGGGTTTATTTTTAGTCAGGTGCATATTATCCAAAAAGATGTTCCACCCGAGAATATTGTGGCAATGTTCGAAGCCGCCCGGGAGTTTGGCGTCTATTGA
- a CDS encoding carbohydrate ABC transporter permease, with translation MTFKNRKRLNRFIVLMIVLVGMVICLFPIYEMVSTSFKYEVDAFSLPPKWIFRPTFENYRNVLLSNGFGRYFFNSVVVALSTTFFSVCTGALAGYSFSRFKYKGKKLLIVFTLLLRMIPPVILVIPVFVIWNSLGLANTRIGLVLVYIGLNLPFNIWVLKTFISEIPRSLDESATIDGCSDWMVFSRIILPLIAPGLSVAGIFTFRIAWNEYILSLVLTNRFTRTLPVAVSLFLTDAGTEWGKITAIATITAIPAFIFTFTAAKKLIMGMTAGAVKG, from the coding sequence ATGACGTTTAAGAATAGAAAACGACTCAATCGGTTTATTGTTCTCATGATAGTTCTGGTGGGAATGGTAATTTGCCTATTTCCCATTTACGAAATGGTTTCGACATCATTTAAATATGAGGTGGATGCCTTTTCTCTTCCTCCGAAATGGATATTTCGGCCGACATTTGAAAACTACCGGAATGTACTTCTAAGCAATGGCTTTGGACGTTATTTTTTCAACAGCGTTGTTGTTGCGCTTTCAACAACCTTTTTCAGTGTCTGTACGGGCGCCCTTGCCGGCTATTCATTTTCCCGTTTCAAATATAAAGGGAAAAAGCTGCTTATCGTTTTTACGCTCCTGCTTCGCATGATTCCTCCTGTTATCCTGGTAATTCCCGTTTTCGTTATCTGGAATTCTCTGGGGCTTGCAAATACCAGGATAGGCCTGGTCCTCGTATACATTGGTCTTAATTTACCTTTTAACATCTGGGTCCTGAAAACCTTTATCTCCGAAATTCCCAGATCGCTTGACGAGTCGGCAACCATAGACGGCTGTTCCGACTGGATGGTTTTTTCCCGGATCATTCTTCCGCTTATTGCACCGGGCCTTTCTGTGGCTGGAATTTTTACCTTTCGAATTGCCTGGAACGAATATATCCTGAGCCTTGTATTGACCAACCGTTTTACCAGGACACTGCCGGTGGCTGTCTCACTTTTTCTTACCGATGCCGGGACGGAATGGGGAAAAATCACGGCTATTGCAACCATTACCGCCATACCTGCTTTTATTTTTACATTTACCGCGGCAAAAAAGCTGATCATGGGAATGACGGCCGGTGCCGTGAAGGGATAA